GAGGAAACAGGCAGGAGAGGTGACGAACGGCTTTTTACCACTGTGGGCGAGTCCGGCTGATATACCGACGATATTTTGCTCGGCAATGCCTACCTCCACAAATTGTTCGGGATATGCAGCTGCAAAAGGAGCCATGGCAGCAGAACCGCGGGAATCACTAGCCAACACCATAATATCCCGATCTTCTTTGGCAAGGCTAAGCAGTGTTTCACAGATGACCTGACGATTTGGGATTTTGTTCATTGTTTATTTCACCTGTCCTTCCCCGGATAATTCGTCTATTTTTTGCTGTAGTTCAGTCAGTCCGCGTTCAAGCTCTTCATCGTTTGGAACATGGTGATGCCATCCTGGAACACCCTCGGCAAAGGATACACCTTTTCCTTTTATCGTGTTTGCCAGCACCAACGTTGGTTTGCCTTCAATTTCGGGGACGTTGCGGAATGTTTGAACCAGTTCCTCCATGCTGTTACCGTCAATGGAGATGACATTCCAGCCGAAGGCAGCCCACTTCTCCTCGAGTGGCTCAAGTCCCATAACCTCCTCGGTTGTACCGCTGATTTGCAGGCCGTTGCGGTCAATGATACCGACAAGATTATCCAGTTTGTAATGGGCACCTGCCATAGCAGCTTCCCAGTTGGAGCCTTCAGCTTGCTCCCCGTCACCCATCAGACAGAATACACGGTAGGATCGTCCGTCACGCTTGGCAGCCAGCGCCATCCCGACTGAGATGGGGAGGCCATGGCCCAATGCGCCTGTATTCATCTCAATGCCGGGAACTTTATTGTTCGGATGTCCAATCAGACGGGTTCCGAATTGGCTGTAGGTTTTCAGTTCTTCTTTTGGGAAAAAACCACGGTCTGCCAGAATGCACCATAAAGATTCGACGGAATGTCCCTTGCTGGCAACAAAGCGGTCGCGCTCCTCCCATTTAGGATTAGCGACATCAATATTCATGATTTCGTAGTACAGAGCGGTGAGTATGTCCGTGTTGCTCAGCGAGCCTCCCGTATGCCCTGTTTTGGCACGATGAATAATGGTGAGCAGATCCTGACGGATTTGTGCGGCTTTGATTTTCAAGTCTTGGATTTCCATAGTGTCCTCCTTGAAATAATATAGTTAAACCAGAATGTTCGACTTAGTGACAGTGAGATCGGAGCCGCGCAACCAGCGTTGGATCTCCTGTTCGGTAGGATCTACCGGGTCTGCCTTGACGCCTGGAAGGTAATTGCAGGCCTCGTAGAGAGCCGGGATGACGTTAGCGTGAATGCCAACAGAGTGGTGGACGTAAGGACCTTTGACGAGCTTTTCTTCCCATAACGGCCAGTCGTTGACTTCTACCCAAACATACGAGCCGCGGGTATAAGGTCCCTCAATCCCTTTCGCTTTGCCGAGGAAAATGGAATACTCCCCGTGGTCACCATCAAAACGAGCGATGGTCATGCCGCCGCCTTTAATTTCTCCTTCATGTGTGCCTGGCGCGTGATCATCGAACAGGAAGTGCTTGCGCAGCTTGGGTTTGTTCTCAATGGACATGGATACTGGGAAATTCCCGCAGTGGAATAGAAGTTCTCCATTGTCATTCTCAGGGTGGCGTACCGTAATATCAGCAAAAAAGGTCGGCAGTTCGTTCATCGCAGCCGCTTGTACCATAACCGAAGTAATAGCTCCGTGAATATCAGTTTCGCAGGTGACCGGAATTTGTTCATCTGTCAAAATGGCATTTGCCAGGCAAGGCATAATTCCCATGGCTTCCTGAAGGGCGGACCAGCATTGGATGGCGATGGCTGTGCTTCCCGTTTCGACAGCATAGGATTTCATGGCTACTTTAAGTGCAGCGATTCGTCTGACATCATCTTCGGTGACTTCACTGTAATCCAGCTTCTCTTTGATGTAATCAATCGCTTCGGAAAGTTCAGCACTGCTCCCGGATGCAATTTTCTTGGAACGAAGCTGAATATCTACCAGCGTAATCGGATGGATTTCAATACCGAATCGTTCCAACAGTTCTCCTTCATTGCAGATCATGGTCCAAAAGGAAGCGGGGCGAGGGCCAATCTGGAGAATCCGTAACCTATTGAACTGTCGTACTACATTGGCGGCAGAGATAAAGTTGTTAAACCCTCGTTCAAATACCGGATCAGTCACACGACTGTTGGTTATATAGGTAAATGGGACATTAAAGCGGCGAAGCACTTTTCCGCTGGCGAACAATCCACACTGGGTATCCCGCAATCTCATGCCGTCGGCCAAAGGGGCCTCATCACGTGGACCCCACAATAGAACCGGCTTGCCAAGCGCCTTGCCCACACGGGCAACCGTATCCTCAGTTCCAAAATTGCAATGGGGGAAGAAAACGGCGTCGACTTCCTCTTCCTTAAAACGTTTGATAATCAAGTCAGCGTTAATATGATCGTCGTATAGCAATCCTTCTTCATTAAGCCCTTCCAAATCCACAATATCAATGTTCATCCCGAAGCTCTCGATTTGTTTGCGAATGGCAACTTTGTAGCGGAATGCATCCTCAGCACTGAAGGTAAATCGTCGTGTAGGTGCATAACCCAGTTTCAGCTTTTTCATTAATAACTCTCCTTTACTAGAAGTAAATAAACTGAAATGAGACTAAACAAGACTAAACTAAATCAACTAAAATGTATGAAGTTTTATTTTCGAAATCATCGTATCACCTCTATAAACCGCTGTCAATTGGCTGAATTCTAATAAAAATCATTATTTAGTTTAGTTAGTCTAGTTGAATTATCTAAACTTATAGATTATATTTAGAACAAATCACATATATAGTATGCTTTCTCACCAAATTTTCAGGAATAAAATGAATAATATTATAAATAAAGAAACTAAATTTATATCGATAAATATATTAATCTATTGCATCTGTTTATTCATATATGTAAACTGACTTTAACGGTTAGCCGTATTTTATATAGATGGAGAATCAATTTATGAAAATGGAAGATATCGCCCAAATGGCTAATGTTTCTAAATCGGCTGTTTCTCTTGCTTTTAGTGGTAAGCCGGGGATTAGTCCTGAAACACGAGAGCATATACTTCAAATCGCTCATCAAGTTGGTTACATGCCGAAGAGCCGAGCCTCACATCAGAAGAAAGGCGATAAAGCGTTGCTGTTTCTAGTGTGTACTAGCTCCGGTATTGTTTTTGAGCAATATGATCAACAGCCCTTTTTTAAGTCACTGATCTATTTCATAGAAGAAAACTGCCGCCAAAAAGGTTATAAACTAATTTTTTCGACAGTAAATGTAGAATTTTTTGAAGAAGAAATTAAACATGTGTTTGAGGAAAAATATAGTGATGGTGCCATTGTTCTCGGAACAAATTTGACACGCTGGCAGATCGAAGAAATACATCATATCATGCCTAATTTGGTTGTACTGGATACTTGTTTTGACACGTTGCCCGTACAATTTATCGGTATTAATAACCGTATAGGAGCTTACCAGGCAGGAGCACATTTATGCCAACTTGGTCATACTTCAATAGGTTATATTGCTTCAAATGTACGTATTCATAATTTTGAGGAGCGGCAGCGAGGATTTATGGAGGCATTAGAGGAATTTCAGATCGATATCCCCACATCTCGGCGTTTGTCGGTGGCCCCAACCATTCTAAGCTCACAGGAATCGCTTAAAAAACAATTGACTGAATATTTGAGTGATGATCGACAACTTCCGACGGCGTGGTTTTGTGAATGTGACTACATTGCGATAAGTGCGATTAAAACATTAACCGAGATGGGGATTAAAGTGCCCGAGGAATGCTCAGTTATAGGGTTCGACAATATTAATGAATCATTAATTATTACTCCAGAGTTGACAACGATCCATGTTGAGAAAGAGCGAATGGCTGAGCTTGCCGTCGATCTGTTGACTAGAGCCATCGAAACAGGCCCTAAAATGCAATCTAAAATTACAGTCGATACCCGGTTTGTAGAGCGTAAATCGTGTGCGCCTCCTAGCCCACGAGATTTGAATAATTAAAAAGTAGACGCTTTTTCGTCAAACAGGCATCTGTGGTAAATGCCAACCGATTAGATCGCCGATTTCAGGCAGATTCCCCTTTATCCAAGCCGCTTAGCCGCAAGCCTAAGCGGCTTGGAATTCTTGGAAACCATTTACGCGAGCTCTTTTTGAAGATATGCATCAATTTTTGCGAGGGCTTCCTCTGTACCTCCAGATTGCTGGAAGCTATCATTTATTTTTTGTACACCCTCTTTATATGCTGCGTTCGACATCACTTCATGTACGGCCTCTCTTAACGATTGTACATGGATACGGTCTCTGGTTATTCGATAGCCAGCTTGAAGCTCCGTTAACCGCTGCGCGACCATTGGCTGATCCTTGTCCTGAGGTAGAACGACCAAGGGTACATTGAAGTGAATCCCTTCATTCACGCTGTTCATTCCACCATGCGTAATAAACACATCTGTATGACGCAATACCTCCAATTGAGGAACATAGGGCGAAATGATAAAGTGCTCAGGGGCCGGATTGATTTTCGTAAAGTCGGCTTTCTCGCCAGCTGCAATCACGACGATGCCTTCAAAATCGGAAAAAGCTTCAATACAGGTGTTAAAAAAGTCTTCAGTATGGTCCAGAACCGTTCCCATCGAAATATACAAAACTTTTTTACCCTGTAGTCTGTCCAGAGGGAATGAATTAGCCCCTTTGCGCTCTGGGAAGCTGGGACCAATAAAAAGATGCTCGTCCCCAAACTGTTCGCCTCTCGGTTGGAAATATTTGCTCGTATATACAACATTCAAAGCCCCTGAATTGTTCATAAATTGAACCATTTCTTTGGGAGCCACACCGAATTTTTCTTTCATGAAATGCAGTGAAGTCGTGACTTGTTCACTAGGCTGAAACGGTATTTTAGCATCAGGGCGAAAGAGATTGACAGCCATCTGATGGTTTGAAATCAGAAAAGATGGCGATGAAGAAATGCCTGGAATATTCAAATAATCTCTCACTAATTCCCCGGCTCCAAATCTATCATAGAACACAAAGTCAAAATCAATGCTTTCAGACAGCTGCTTGGTGATTGCTAATATGTCCATCGAAGTCTGGATATGAATATTCATAAATGCGTTCAACCCAGCCGGAGTACTGGTATCAATGGAAGCCGTTCTGATCAGATCGGGATGCAGGTGAACCGTTGCTCCAACTGCTTGGAGTCTGTCCTTGTATTTCTCAGTTGTAATGTAATGCACCTGATCCCCACGTGCTGCAAAGGCTTGCGTAATCCCGAGCGTAGGATTCACATGCCCTTCTGCCGGAAAGTTAACCATTAATATGTGCAGCATTCATCATCACTCCTGTTCGATTTTATCGAAGATCGCAGCTTTCACTGAATCTCTCTATTTATAATAACAATAATATTTATATTTTCAAATGATATCCTTTCTGTAAATGTGGTGCGAGCACATTAAAATGGCATCAATATTTTTCCTGGTGTAACAGAGTACAGCCGCTGTATGGCATGTTTTTGGTGTTTGACGTGAAATTTGTATAACAAATATTTACCTCGTGCATAGTAAAGATGAACTCTACTCAGCAAGGGAGGTTTTTCTAAAATGAATGTTCAAAGAGCACGAGAAATAGCATCCTCTCCCATAATGGCGAATGTACTGTGTGAGGGGCAACCCATTTACATTCAGCATGTGAACGAGCAGAGTGAGACGGCACGCATCTATGCGCTGAATCATCCGGAGGAGGAGCGGGAAGTACCTTTGTACACATTAACAGAGCGAGATCAGAGCCTGGAATAAGAAAGGAGCGATATAAATAATGAAACCAAATCAACAGAAAGTAGTCGAGGCGGACCGTTTGAATTTTCGTGACCAGACTGATGATGTGGTCAGAGAAGTACCGGCCACGACGGATGCCAGCGAAGCAGTTGCAGCGATGACCTCACATATCAATAAATATGATGTACCGGATGAGCTGGAGGAAAAATAGAGAATGACCAAGCGCGCACAGGATAACCTGCTGCGCGCTTTTTATATAATATCAGAAAAAAGTATTGCATATAGGTTTACTAGGTATTATGATAACAACAGATTTATATTTTTTTGTTTCTTTTAAAGGTATAAGGTTTAGACCTTAAAGATTTATGGATCGGAGTGTTCGTATGTTAATCCCATCTCCTCTGCGCTTTGAGAAAGTATCAGCTAAAAAAGTGAGTGATTTTATTAGAGAGCAGCTGGAAGAGGCTATTATTCTAAAAGAGTTGCTTAGCGAGGAGCAGCTGCCAACAGAGCGGGAACTCGCAGAGATATTTAATGCCAGCAGAATTACAGTTCGTGAGGCATTATCTCAATTGGAGTCCAAGGGACTCATTGAAAAGAGAGTAGGTGCCAAGGGAGGGACGTTTGTTCTTCCGGTGACAGCAAATTCTCATAAACGTACCCGGGCAGAAATCGCACAAGATTGGGAGCATATGCTGAAGGTCTTTGAATATCGGATGATTGTGGAGCCTGAGGCTGCTTTTTTAGCGGCTGCGCGGATCACTGCGGATGAACTGGACTTGCTTCAGCATTATCTGGATCAGAGTATTGAAGCAGATTGTACCCGAGAATGGTTTCGGGCCCTGGACGTCAAGTTCCATTTAGCCATTGCCAAGGCATCGGGTAATCCACTTTGTGAAGCCGCTGTTAGGCAGATTCGGACTCAAATTAACCCGGCGCTGGATCTCATGCCCTATGATAACCAGATTCGGACGGTGAACTACGATGTCCATACGGAAATCCTGAGTGCACTTCGGGCACGGGATGCTGAGAAGTCGCGGGAAATAATGAGACATCATATTGGACATTCCGCTGATGCCATTTATGCAAGATTGGTTGCAAAAGGCTAGACGGTGTCTTACGGAACAAAGAACACAATTTGCGGGGACGGTGAAAGCATGAATGGTGAATGCACGAGCATACATGAGCTCTTGGCTTTATCAAGACCGCTTCAAGAGCAATTGATTACATGGCGCAGGGATTTTCATCGCCATCCTGAAACGGGATATGAAGAGATTCGCACGTCCGGTATTGTAGCTGAGCACTTGCAAAGTCTGGGGTTGGAGGTAACCACACAGGTAGGTAAAACCGGGGTTGTGGGGCTGTTGCGTGGAAAAAGCCCGGGGCCTACCATCGGTCTCAGGGCAGATATGGATGCTTTACCGATTCAGGATGAAAAAACGGCTCCCTATCGTTCGCAGATTCCGGGAAAGGCACATTTATGCGGACATGATGCCCATACTGCGATACTGATGGGAACCGCGCAGTTACTGGCTACTTTGGAGAGACCTGAACGAGGCCATATCAAATTTGTCTTTCAACCGGCAGAAGAAGGTTTGGCCGGAGCCAAGGCCATGATAGATGACGGTGTGCTGGACAATCCCAAAGTAGATGCCATGGCAGGACTACATATGTTCCCGGGTCTGAGGACAGGAACACTTGGGGTCAGCAAAGGGGTAGCTTTTGCATCAGCAGATGGCTTAACCATTAAAATTTTAGGCAAAGGTGGTCATGCCGCCCGTCCGCATGAGGGGATAGACGCGATTGCCGTGTCGGCGCAGGTGATTGCTGCCCTGCAAAATATACCCAGCCGTCTGGTTGACCCGCTTGAGCCCATTGTCATTACGATTGGCAAAATTAGTGGCGGCTACATGGGGGCTGCCATTGCACCGGAAGTAGAAATGATCGGCACCGTTCGAACTCTATCTGCGGAGCTGCGCAGCCGAATGCCTGAACTGATCGAGCAGGTGGTCCGTGGGGTGTGTGAATCGTTTGGGGCCGGATATGAATTAAATTATCAGCATGGCTACCCGGTTGTGCAGAACGACCCGGATATGGTCGACCTGATGACAGAAACGAGTGAGCTGCTGTTTGGCTCCAGAGAGTGGGAATACATCAAACCGTCAACAGGCGGGGAGGATTTCGCTTTTTATTGTGAGCAGGTTCCCGGCGTGTTCTTCCGGCTGGGGTCCGGGAGAGGAGATGAGGAAACAAGCTATCCATTACATCATCCCAAGTTTGATTTGGACGAATCGGTACTGCCTTATGGCGTAGCCATGATGTCGGCTATAGCGCTGAATTTTTTGAAGAAGCAATAAAGTTTGAGACGCTAGAGAAACAGCTGTGTGGCAAAATACAACGTTAATGGACTGGAGTGGACAAAATGAACAGACACAAGTGGTTTACAGGCGGGATCACATTACTGATTGCAGCGATTATTCTGGCAGGCTGCGGTGCTCCATCCACAGGCGGCAGCAAAGATAGTGCAGCATCGACATCGACTGACAGTAAAGTGCTGACGATTGCGAATGCTACGGATATTGAGAGTTTTGATCCACATAACAATAACAATACGGCGAGTGAAGCCGTTCTGGTTAACGTATTTGACTACTTGCTGAAAAATGATAGTCAGCAGAAGAAAGTACCTGGGCTCGCTACTTCCTGGGAAAAAGTAAATGATACAACTTGGCGTTTTCACTTGCGCGAAGGGGTTACCTTCCATAACGGGGATCCATTCACGGCGGAAGATGTGAAGTACACGATAGAAAGAGTGGCAAAGGATAACACGCTCAAACAAAATTCCTATTTTAAAAACATTAAAGAAGTAAAAGTGGTGGATGAACATACAGCAGACATCATCACGGACGGACCGGACCCGCTGCTGCTGAATCGTTTGTCCAAAATGGGAGCAGGGATATTACCTTCCAAGTATATTGAGAAAAATGGGATCGAGGCATTCCTTAAAAATCCAATCGGTACAGGCCCTTATAAATTTAGTCAATGGATTAAGGATGACCGGGTGGTACTCGTTAAAAATGATAAATATTATGAAGGTCAGCCGAAATGGGATCAGGTTGTTTTTCGCTCCATTCCAGAAGCCTCTACGCGTGTGTCTGAACTACTCGCAGGCTCGGTTGACATTGCTTCCGGCATTCCGTCCACCGATGTAGCACGTATTCAAGGCGAAGACGGTAAAAAAATCGTCAAGGCACCGATTCAGCGAGTGCTGCAATTGATTTTGCGTCAAAGCCAAGGAAGTGTTACGGCTAACCCGAAAGTGAGAGAGGCGATAGACCTTGCAATCGATAAAAAGGGGATCGTGGACAGCATTGCAGGCGGTGCCGGGATCGTAACTCGCACTTCTGTTACGCCGGGCAACTTTGGTGCCGATCCTTCCCTGTATGAGAAGACCTTATATGATCCGGCTAAAGCCAAAGAACTGCTGCAGCAAGCCGGTTATGCTGGCGCAGGCCCGGAATTAACCTTGTCGGTATCCTCAATATACAAGGAGTATGCTGAGGTTGTAGCCGCCATGTTAAATAAAGAAGGTTTCAAAATTAAGCTGGACGTGCTGGAGCCAAGTGCTTTCAGTGAGCGTTACAGTTCCAAATCGTTCAAGGAAATGTTTATGATCGGCATTGGTAATTCCCTGTTCGATGCTTCCAATAACTATAATCGTTACCTGCTGGAAGAGGCTAAAGGCGAAACGGATTATAACAATCCAAAGGTAGAGAAGCTGCTGCAGCATGCTCTGACAAATCTGGATACAGCCTCGCGTGAAAAAGAGTATCAGCAAGTGCAACAGATTTTGGCTGAAGACCGTCCGGCCGTCTACCTGTTCCAAATGGAAGGGATTTATGGCACTGGTAACGGCGTGAATTTCCAGCCGAGAAGTGATGAAATGTTCTATGCAGAGGATATTGCATCTGCAAAATAAAACGAGAAGTGAACGGGCGGGGACCTCAATGCAGGTTCCTGCCCGTCCTTTTAAAAAAAGCCTGCTGGTTACGGAGGTGACGGATTGAAAACTTATATCGCCAAATCGCTGCTGCAGGTGATTCCTGTACTGCTGATTGTCTCTCTGATTGTATTCATCCTGGTGAGGGTAACCGGCGACCCAGTAGCCCTTATGCTGCCGGAGACCGCTACAGCCGAGGATCGTGCAGTATTGACACAAGCGCTCGGACTGGATCAGCCATTATATACGCAATACATTAAATTTATTGGCAGTGCCTTACAGGGCGATTTTGGCACCTCGTTTCGCTATGGTGAATCGGCTTTGCCCTTAGTGCTGGAACGGCTGCCTGCCAGCTTTGAATTGGCAGTAGCCGCCATGATTTTTGCGGTCATCATCGCAGTGCCACTGGGCGTCATCTCGGCAGTTAAGCGGAATACCTTTATGGATTTAATCATTTCCAGTTTGTCTGTCGTCGGCAAGGCCATGCCTAACTTTTGGATGGGGATTATGCTCATTTTGTTATTCTCCGTCATGTTGGGGATGCTTCCCGTGTCTGGCCGGGGCGGGATGGAGCATTTAATACTTCCAGCCTTTACGCTGGGTGTCGGTCTTTCTGCACAAATGACCCGACTCATTCGCTCCAGTATGCTGGATATTTTGAATCAGGACTATATACGGACAGCACGAAGTAAAGGGATTTTTGAGATTGTAGTGATCGGAAAACACGCTTTTCGCAATGGATTAATTCCGGTTGTCACCATCATGAGCTTGCAATTTACAAGCTTGATCGGCGGAACACTGATTACCGAGACGGTATTTGCATGGCCGGGCTTGGGGCAGTTGCTTGTTGTCGCAGTGAATACACACGACATGGCTATTGTTCAGGCCGCTGTATTTGTGATCGCCTTGATTGTCGTCATCAGCAATATTTTAACGGATATCGTTTATCGATTGCTTGATCCCAGAATTAAATACAACTAGAGAGAGGAGGAGAAGATGTGGCAGGCATCAATCCTATACAAGCCCTTGGCTCGGACCCGGACAACCCAAAGCAAACCCTTCGGCTGTCAGCTATTGGGCGCGTGTGGAAGCAACTGTTACGAAGTAAAACCGGAACGGTCGGTGCGGTACTGATACTGCTCGTTAGCTTAACAGCTCTATTTGCACCTCTTTTGGCCACTCACAATCCTGCGGATATTGACCCGCTTAACCGACTGAAACCACCCATATGGCTGGCAGGTGGAGTGTCAGAGCATTGGCTTGGTACAGATAATCTGGGGCGGGATATGTGGAGCCGTATCGTGTACGGGGCCAGAGTTTCGCTTATCGTCGGTATCGGTGCAGTTCTGGTCTCAGGCACGATTGGCGCGATCCTCGGACTTCTTGCCGGTTTTTATGGCAAATGGGTGGATGCCGTGATTATGAGAGTTGCCGATGCATTTTTGGCTATTCCGGCCATTCTGCTGATGCTGGTCGTCTTGGCCGTGGTAGGGCCTGGCATGACTACACTTATTTTTGTTATTGGCGTTACGAATTGGGTTGCTTATACAAGGGTGGTCCGGGGCGAGGTATTGAGTATCAAGGAACGGGACTTCGTCAAGGCAGCCAAGGCGATTGGCTCCAAAAATAGCAGGATTCTGTTGAAGCACATTTTACCCAATGTCCTGTCTTCGTTCATTGTGATTTCCGGCATGAATGTGGCGACAACGATTATTATGGAAGCTTCGCTTAGTTTTCTCGGATTGGGGATCACACCACCGGCCGTGTCCTGGGGCGGTATGCTGAGCGATGGCAGACAATATGTAGCTACAAGCTGGTGGGTGGCAACGTTTCCCGGTCTGGCGATTACCATCACGGTCCTGGGCGTTATTTTCCTCGGTGACTGGCTTCGCGACGTGTTAGATCCCCACATGAAGGCGAAAGAATAACAGAGGGGGGGCGGAAAAGATGTCCACAAAACTGCTTGAAGTGAACCAATTGAAAACCTACTTTAAAACAGAGGATGGAATGGTTCCCTCGGTCAACGGTGTCAGCTTCACTGTGAACCCGGGCGAAACCTTAGCGATTGTTGGAGAGTCCGGTTCCGGTAAAAGTGTAACCTCCTTGTCTATTATGGGCTTAGTCGCTGCACCAGGAAAAGTTGTGGGCGGGGAGATTTTGCTGGAAGGTCGGGATTTACTCCAATTGTCCAAGGGAGAAATGCGTAAATATCGGGGAAACGAGATATCCATGATTTTTCAGGAGCCGATGAACTCGCTGAATCCGGTATTTACGATTGGCAATCAGATCAGTGAGGTGATTCGGCAGCATCAAAAGTTGAGCAAAGCGGAGGCGCGGGAGAAAAGTATTGAGATGCTGGAGAGGGTAGGCATACCTGGTGCTTCGAAGGTTGTGGGTTATTTCCCGCATCAGTTGTCCGGT
This DNA window, taken from Paenibacillus kribbensis, encodes the following:
- a CDS encoding ABC transporter permease produces the protein MAGINPIQALGSDPDNPKQTLRLSAIGRVWKQLLRSKTGTVGAVLILLVSLTALFAPLLATHNPADIDPLNRLKPPIWLAGGVSEHWLGTDNLGRDMWSRIVYGARVSLIVGIGAVLVSGTIGAILGLLAGFYGKWVDAVIMRVADAFLAIPAILLMLVVLAVVGPGMTTLIFVIGVTNWVAYTRVVRGEVLSIKERDFVKAAKAIGSKNSRILLKHILPNVLSSFIVISGMNVATTIIMEASLSFLGLGITPPAVSWGGMLSDGRQYVATSWWVATFPGLAITITVLGVIFLGDWLRDVLDPHMKAKE